The genomic region GCGCCGCTGCAGAACCGCAGCAAGGCCGATATCGTGAAGGCTGGCGTAGGACTTGGCGTCGATTACTCGCTGACTGTTTCCTGCTATCAGGCGGACATTGACGGTCGTGCTTGTGGGAAGTGCGACAGCTGCCGACTGCGTGCAGAGGGCTTCCAGGCGGCCGGAATTACTGACCCAACACGTTATTTCTGATTTATTTCAAATAAGGTGTTGAATAATCCTTAGAAATCAGTATTATACGCGCCACCACACAGCGGGTCGTTAGCTCAGTTGGTAGAGCAGTTGGCTTTTAACCAATTGGTCGTAGGTTCGAATCCCACACGACCCACCATTTTTGGCGGTTTAGAAAATCCGGAAGGCCCACGCAAGTGAGGATTTCCGGGTTTTTTTTTGCCCAACAAAAGCCGATCACTCTCATGGCAGAGAGTGATCGGCTTTTTTGTTAAAGCTAGCCGAACCGCCCGGTGATGTAGTCCTCGGTCTGCTTCATCTTCGGCTTGGTGAAGATCTCATCCGTATTGCCGTGCTCAATCAGCTCCCCCATGAACATGAACGCCGTGCTGTCCGAGACCCGAGCGGCCTGCTGCATGTTGTGGGTCACGATGATCACCGTGTATTGCTCTTTCAGTTCGGTGATCAACTGTTCGATGCGCCCGGTGGAAATCGGGTCGAGTGCCGAGGTCGGCTCATCCAGCAGCAACACCTGCGGCCGCAGCGCAATGGTGCGGGCGATGCACAGGCGTTGCTGCTGCCCGCCTGAGAGACTCTGGGCGCTCTGCTTGAGTTTGTCTTTCACCTCATCCCACAGCGCGCCGCCGCGCAAGGCTTGCTCGACTCGATCATCCATTTCCCGGCGCGACAGCTTTTCATGGTGGCGCACGGCATAGGCGATGTTGTCGTAGATCGACATGGGGAACGGCACCGGCTTCTGGAAGACCATCCCGACATGACTGCGCAGGCGGTTCATCGAGTAGCCGGGGGCGAGGATGTTTTCGCCATTGAGCAGCACTTCACCGTGGGCTTCCTGCTTCGGGTACATCGAGTAGATACGGTTGAATACCCGCAGCAAGGTCGACTTCCCGCAACCCGATGGACCGATGATCGCGGTGATGCGTTTTTCCGGAATGTCGATGTCGATGGATTTCAGCGAACGTTGGTTGTTGTAGAAAAACTCCAACCCACGGACACGGATTTTGGTTTTTTCAGGATCAAGGCGGGTCGATTGCATCAGTGGGACCTATTGCGCAAAAGAATCAGGCGAGACAGCAAGCTCAGCACCAGCACGAACATCGTCAGTACCAAGGCGCCTGCCCATGCGAGGGAGTGCCAGTCATCGAAGGGGCTCATGGCGTACTGGAAAATAACCACCGGCACGCTGGCGATCGGTTTGAGCAGGTTGCTGCTCCAGAACTGGTTGCCGAAGGCGGTGAACAGCAGCGGGGCGGTTTCCCCGGTAATCCGGGCCAGCGCCAGCAGGATGCCGGTCACCACACCCGCCTTGGCCGCCCTCAACACGATCTGCAACGTCAGCTTCCATTGCGGCACGCCCAGGGCCAGGGCCGCCTCACGCATGGTGGAGGGCTGCAGTTGGAGCATCTCGTCGGTTGTCCTCACCACCACCGGAATCACCAGCAGTGCCAACGCCAGGGCGCCAGCAATGGCAGAGAAGCCGACCTGGTGATTGGTCAGCAGGTTCAGCGGCAGGATTACGCCGGTGTAGATGAACAAACCGAGGACGATCGAGGGCGCGGACAGCAGAATGTCGTTGATGAAACGCACTGTGGTACCCAGGCGCGAGTGCCGTGCGAATTCCGCCAGCCAGATACCGGCCATCAGCCCGATGGGCGTGCCAATCAGTAGCGCAATCCCGGACATCAGGGCGCTGCCGTAAAACGCGTTGGCCAGGCCGCCGTCTGTTCCGGGCGGCGGCGTCATCTCGGTAAACAGGCGCAGGTTGAGTGCCTGAAAACCGTTGATGATGGTAGTCAGCAGAATCCACGCCAGCCACAGCAGGCCAAAGACCGTCGCGCCACAACTGAGCAGCATGGCCACCCGGTTCTTGAAGGCACGCTTGCGGTACAGGCGGTCGTTGCTGTTCATAGGCCCTCCTTGCGTGACAGGCGCATGAGCATCAACCGCGCCAGTGCCAGCACCACGAATGTCACGATAAACAGCAGGAAGCCCAGGGCGATCAGCGCCGAACGATGCAGGTCGGTGTAGGCCTCGCTGAACTCGTTGGCGATGACCGATGCAATGGAACTGCTGGGCATCAGCAACGAGGCGGAGAACTGTTGCGCGTTACCCAGCACGAAGGTGACGGCCATGGTTTCACCCAGGGCGCGACCGAGGCCAAGAAAGATCCCGCCGACCACGGCCGAGCGGGTGTAGGGCAACACGATGTCCCACACCACTTCCCAGGTAGTACTACCGAGTGCGTAGGCCGACTCCTTCAATTGAGTCGGAACACTGCGGAAAACCTCATGCATCACCGACGTGATGAACGGCGTAATCATGATCGCCAGGACGATACCGGCGGTCAGCATCCCGATGCCCAGCGGCGGTCCCTGGAACAGCGAGCCAATAAACGGAAGTGCGCCCAGGTAGTCATTGATCCAGGGTGACAAGTGTTCTGCCATAAAGGGCCCGAAAACAAACAGGCCCCACATGCCGTAGATGATTGAGGGAATGCCCGCGAGCAATTCAACGGCGGAGGCGACTGGCATTCTCAGCCAGGGCGGCGCCACTTCGGTGAGGAAAATCGCGATGCCGAAACTCACGGGCACCGCAATCAGTAACGCGAGGAAAGAGGTGACCAAGGTGCCGTAAATCGGCACCAGGGCGCCGAAGTGGTTGTTGACCGCATCCCAGTCGGTGCTGGTAATGAAACCGAAACCAAAAGTCTTGAAGGCCAGGCCGCCGCCCCAAAGCGTTGAGGCAGCAATGCTGGCCAATAACAGCAAGACCAGCATGGCAGCGCCGAACATGGAGCGTTTGAACCACAGGTCATTGCGCTGATCGCGAGCAGCACGGTTGTCACCGCTCACATCGCCCGCGTGAGTAGTCATCACCATCGATTGCACGGTTTCGTTCATATCAGATGTGCTCACCAGCGCCCCCTGGCATCAGGTTGCTTGAGGGCGCGGGTCTCAGGGACGGATCAGTGGGCGAAGTCGGACTTCCAGTAACCTTCGATCCGGGTCACGAGGGAAACAGGCAGCGCGACGTAGTCCAATGCCGCAGCCTGCTGTTGACCTTTCTCCAATGACCATTTGAAGAAGTTGAAAGCGGCCTGGCTTTGCTCGGCGTTCTTTGCCTGCTTGTACATGATGATCCAGGTGGTCGCCGTGATCGGCCACGCGTTCTCGCCCGGTGCGTTGGTCATGATCAGGTTGAAGTCCTTGGCGTTGGCCCAGTCGGCGGTATCCGCCGCTGCCTGGAAGGCCTTGGCGTTGGGCTCGACGAATTTGCCGGACGCGTTCTTCAGTGAGGCGTAAGTCATCTTGTTCTGCAGGGCGTAGGCGTATTCAACAAAGCCGATGGAATTCTTGATCTGCTTTACGTAGGCCGAAACACCTTCGTTACCCTTGCCGCCCACACCGACTGGCCACGGCACGGTGGTGCCGAAACCGATTTTGCTTTTCCAGCCATCACTGACTTTGGAGAGGTAGTTGGTGAAGTTGTACGAGGTGCCCGAGCCGTCCGAGCGGTGGACCACGGTGATATTCGCGCCGGGCAGCTTCAGGCCGGGGTTGAGCGCGGCAATCGCCGGGTCGTTCCAGGCCTTGATGT from Pseudomonas yamanorum harbors:
- the pstA gene encoding phosphate ABC transporter permease PstA → MNSNDRLYRKRAFKNRVAMLLSCGATVFGLLWLAWILLTTIINGFQALNLRLFTEMTPPPGTDGGLANAFYGSALMSGIALLIGTPIGLMAGIWLAEFARHSRLGTTVRFINDILLSAPSIVLGLFIYTGVILPLNLLTNHQVGFSAIAGALALALLVIPVVVRTTDEMLQLQPSTMREAALALGVPQWKLTLQIVLRAAKAGVVTGILLALARITGETAPLLFTAFGNQFWSSNLLKPIASVPVVIFQYAMSPFDDWHSLAWAGALVLTMFVLVLSLLSRLILLRNRSH
- the pstB gene encoding phosphate ABC transporter ATP-binding protein PstB, with amino-acid sequence MQSTRLDPEKTKIRVRGLEFFYNNQRSLKSIDIDIPEKRITAIIGPSGCGKSTLLRVFNRIYSMYPKQEAHGEVLLNGENILAPGYSMNRLRSHVGMVFQKPVPFPMSIYDNIAYAVRHHEKLSRREMDDRVEQALRGGALWDEVKDKLKQSAQSLSGGQQQRLCIARTIALRPQVLLLDEPTSALDPISTGRIEQLITELKEQYTVIIVTHNMQQAARVSDSTAFMFMGELIEHGNTDEIFTKPKMKQTEDYITGRFG
- the pstC gene encoding phosphate ABC transporter permease subunit PstC → MNETVQSMVMTTHAGDVSGDNRAARDQRNDLWFKRSMFGAAMLVLLLLASIAASTLWGGGLAFKTFGFGFITSTDWDAVNNHFGALVPIYGTLVTSFLALLIAVPVSFGIAIFLTEVAPPWLRMPVASAVELLAGIPSIIYGMWGLFVFGPFMAEHLSPWINDYLGALPFIGSLFQGPPLGIGMLTAGIVLAIMITPFITSVMHEVFRSVPTQLKESAYALGSTTWEVVWDIVLPYTRSAVVGGIFLGLGRALGETMAVTFVLGNAQQFSASLLMPSSSIASVIANEFSEAYTDLHRSALIALGFLLFIVTFVVLALARLMLMRLSRKEGL
- the pstS gene encoding phosphate ABC transporter substrate-binding protein PstS — translated: MLLTKKSLSVLFTALCLSGVAHATDVTGAGSSFVYPVLSKWSQEYSKSSSDRINYQSIGSGGGIAQIKAATVDFGASDAPLSADELKAGGLGQFPSVIGGIVPVMNVEGVAAGQLKLDGEVLAKIFLGDIKAWNDPAIAALNPGLKLPGANITVVHRSDGSGTSYNFTNYLSKVSDGWKSKIGFGTTVPWPVGVGGKGNEGVSAYVKQIKNSIGFVEYAYALQNKMTYASLKNASGKFVEPNAKAFQAAADTADWANAKDFNLIMTNAPGENAWPITATTWIIMYKQAKNAEQSQAAFNFFKWSLEKGQQQAAALDYVALPVSLVTRIEGYWKSDFAH